In a genomic window of Muntiacus reevesi chromosome 1, mMunRee1.1, whole genome shotgun sequence:
- the EPS8L3 gene encoding epidermal growth factor receptor kinase substrate 8-like protein 3 — protein sequence MSRPSSRAIYLHRKEYLQNIALEPTHLQHRVEHLMTCKLGTQRVQEPKDVLQKLQEMDAQGRVWSQDLLLQVRDGWLQLLDIETKEELESYRLDSIKVMDVALNTGSYNSVLSITVQDSGLRGTSTLLFQCQEVGAERLKTSLEKALEEELEQRPRFGALRSDQDQWRGPPLERPLPKEPAPPLEWGPPPEQHYLMGPEHDTPPPSPRPLPFRTSVRESSTFLLSPSRRSPSPEDPKWDKEVLDHVLRDIEMFVGKLDEAQSKTSKKKNRRKKNKKNKGEITEEQYIDCFQKIKYSFNLLGRLATRLQDTSAPEFVHIIFKILESIQTQCPESGLAARVISPLLTTKAIELLQSCLSPSEDNLWKGLGIAWTTSQANWTGSEPPPYQPTFYDGWQLPETSYQAFSRYQDPTSIRGESPRLRSTSQFAQEETHNHGPSPVPSRPGSVKPALKMQVLYEFEARNPQELTVVQGEVLEVLDQSKRWWLVKNATGQSGYIPSNILEPLESGASRSQSESPTRAPMLRLSSRPEEVTAWLQAENFSTVTVKTLGSMTGSQLLHMRPGELQMLCPQDAPRVLARLEAVRRMLGISP from the exons ATGTCCCGGCCAAGCAGCAGAGCCATTTACT TGCACCGGAAGGAGTACCTGCAGAACATCGCCTTAGAGCCCACCCACCTGCAGCACAGGGTGGAG CACCTGATGACATGTAAGCTGGGGACACAGAGAGTCCAAGAGCCCAAGGATGTtctgcagaagctgcaggagatggaCGCTCAGGGCCGGGTGTGGAGCCAGGACTTGCTCCTGCAGGTCAGGGATGGCTGGCTCCAACTGCTGGACATCGAGACCAAG GAGGAGCTAGAGTCCTACCGCCTGGACAGCATCAAGGTCATGGACGTGGCGCTCAACACCGGCTCCTACAACTCTGTCCTGTCCATCACAGTGCAGGATTCGGGACTGCGAGGCACTAGCACTCTGCTTTTCCAGTGCCAGGAAGTGGGG GCAGAGCGACTGAAGACCAGCCTGGAGAAGGCTCTGGAGGAGGAGCTAGAGCAAAG GCCCCGGTTTGGAGCCCTTCGCTCAGACCAGGACCAGTGGAGGGGGCCTCCTCTGGAAAGGCCGCTCCCTAAGGAGCCGGCGCCTCCTCTGGAGTGGGGACCCCCTCCCGAACAGCACTACTTGATGGGCCCAGAGCATG ACACCCCACCACCATCTCCGAGGCCCCTGCCATTCCGCACCAGCGTCCGAGAGTCAAGCACCTTCTTGCTGTCTCCTTCAAGGAGGTCCCCATCCCCTGAGGACCCAAAATGGGATAAG GAGGTGCTGGACCATGTCCTAAGGGACATCGAGATGTTTGTGGGGAAGCTGGACGAGGCCCAGTCAAAGACCAGTAAGAAGAAGAATcgcaggaagaaaaataaaaagaataagggAG AGATAACAGAGGAACAATACATCGACTGCTTCCAGAAGATCAAGTACAGCTTCAACCTCCTG GGAAGGCTGGCTAccaggttgcaggatacaagtgCCCCTGAGTTCGTACACATCATCTTCAAAATTCTGGAGTCC ATCCAGACCCAGTGTCCTGAGTCTGGCCTAGCAGCCCGAGTGATCTCACCCCTCCTCACCACCAAGGCAATCGAGCTGCTGCAGTCCTGTCTAAGCCCGTCAGAGGATAACCTCTGGAAAGGGCTGGGGATAGCTTGGACCACCAGCCA GGCCAACTGGACAGGCAGCGAGCCCCCGCCCTACCAACCCACATTCTATGATGGTTGGCAGCTTCCAGAAACTTCCTACCAG GCGTTCTCAAGATACCAAGACCCTACTTCCATCCG TGGGGAAAGCCCTAGGTTAAGGAGCACCTCGCAGTTTGCTCAAGAGGAGACACACAACCATGGCCCCAGCCCTGTACCCTCCAGACCCGGATCTGTCAAGCCAGCCCTGAAAATGCAAGTCCTCTATGAGTTTGAAGCTAGGAACCCACAGGAACTGACAGTGGTCCAGGGAGAGGTACTGGAG GTTCTGGACCAGAGCAAGCGGTGGTGGCTGGTGAAGAATGCAACGGGACAGAGTGGCTATATCCCCAGCAACATCCTGGAGCCCCTAGAGTCGGGAGCCAGCAGGAGTCAGAGCGAGTCACCCACTCGG GCTCCGATGCTTCGACTTAGCTCAAGGCCTGAGGAGGTCACAGCCTGGCTACAGGCAGAGAACTTCTCCACTGT CACCGTGAAGACCCTTGGGTCCATGACGGGGAGCCAGCTGCTTCACATGAGACCCGGAGAGCTACAGATGCTGTGTCCACAGGACGCCCCCCGGGTCCTGGCACGGCTGGAGGCTGTCAGAAGGATGCTGGGG ataAGCCCTTAG
- the GSTM3 gene encoding glutathione S-transferase Mu 3, with protein MASSKSMVLGYWDIRGLAHAIRMLLEFTDTCYEEKRYTCGEAPDYDKSQWLDVKFKLDLDFPNLPYLVDGKNRLTQSNAILRYIARKHNMCGDTEEERIRVDIMENQIMDFRMQLVQLCYNLDHEKLKPQYLEQLPGQLKQFSLFLGKYSWFAGEKLTFVDFLTYDVLDQNRMFEPKCLDEFPNLKAFMCRFEALEKIATYMQSDRFLKMPINNKMAQWGNRRIC; from the exons ATGGCTTCGTCAAAGTCAATGGTTCTAGGTTACTGGGATATTCGCGGG CTGGCGCACGCCATCCGCATGCTCCTGGAGTTCACGGATACATGCTATGAAGAGAAGAGATACACGTGCGGGGAAG CTCCTGACTATGATAAGAGCCAGTGGCTGGATGTGAAATTCAAACTAGACCTGGACTTTCCTAAC cTGCCCTATCTCGTGGATGGTAAGAACAGGCTCACCCAGAGCAATGCCATCTTGCGCTACATCGCCCGCAAGCACAATATGT GCGGTGACACTGAAGAGGAAAGGATTCGAGTGGACATCATGGAGAACCAGATAATGGATTTTCGCATGCAGCTGGTACAACTCTGCTACAACCTTGACCAC GAAAAGCTGAAGCCTCAGTACTTGGAACAGCTACCTGGACAACTGAAACAGTTCTCCTTGTTCCTGGGGAAATACTCATGGTTTGCGGGGGAAAAG CTCACCTTTGTGGATTTCCTCACCTATGATGTCTTAGATCAGAACCGTATGTTTGAGCCCAAGTGCCTGGATGAATTTCCGAATCTGAAGGCTTTCATGTGCCGTTTTGAG GCTTTGGAGAAAATAGCTACCTACATGCAGTCTGACCGTTTCCTTAAGATGCCTATCAACAACAAGATGGCCCAGTGGGGCAACAGGAGAATCTGCTGA